In the genome of Rhodamnia argentea isolate NSW1041297 chromosome 3, ASM2092103v1, whole genome shotgun sequence, one region contains:
- the LOC115728136 gene encoding ubiquitin domain-containing protein 7SL RNA1-like, translated as MDVIFEPQRGRPFSIEVGFFDTVQDIKEKIQKYQGIPMTTQTLIFNGQVLPDERDVEHCEILQNSHVQLVVVDAASPQNPSKAEEPSPSPSTKLQLNVKSASLKARISVEIDASNTVARLKDKIHEIEGVPTGHLALQVNGMELQDHQSVGECELSDNAEVEVSMKQCSPTTSAAPMSSKKLRVMVLPKCGTKRIAVEVSGSDNVGELRKELQKLQKSDQLHLPQEGYFFIYKQNVMDEDRSFRWHHVAQGDTIEIFNGSVTGGS; from the coding sequence ATGGATGTGATCTTCGAGCCTCAAAGAGGAAGACCGTTCTCCATTGAAGTGGGTTTCTTTGACACAGTACAAGATATCAAAGAGAAGATCCAGAAATACCAAGGGATCCCCATGACCACACAAACCCTAATCTTCAATGGCCAGGTCCTTCCGGACGAGCGCGACGTCGAGCACTGCGAGATCCTACAGAACTCGCACGTCCAGCTCGTTGTGGTCGATGCTGCCTCACCCCAAAACCCAAGCAAGGCCGAAGAACCCTCTCCATCTCCGAGCACGAAACTCCAGCTCAACGTGAAGAGCGCTTCCTTGAAAGCGCGCATCTCAGTCGAGATTGACGCGAGCAACACGGTGGCGCGATTGAAGGACAAGATCCACGAGATCGAGGGCGTGCCCACAGGCCACCTGGCTCTCCAGGTGAACGGCATGGAGTTGCAAGACCACCAGTCGGTCGGGGAGTGCGAGCTCTCGGACAACGCCGAGGTCGAGGTCTCCATGAAGCAATGCTCCCCGACGACGTCGGCGGCACCCATGTCCTCCAAAAAGCTGAGGGTGATGGTGCTGCCGAAGTGCGGGACGAAGAGGATCGCGGTCGAGGTGAGCGGGTCGGACAACGTCGGGGAGCTGAGGAAGGAGCTCCAGAAGCTGCAGAAGTCGGACCAGTTGCATCTGCCGCAGGAAGGCTATTTCTTCATATACAAGCAGAATGTGATGGATGAAGATAGGTCGTTTAGGTGGCACCATGTTGCGCAGGGTGACACCATTGAGATCTTCAACGGAAGCGTTACGGGCGGATCATAG